A region from the Mycolicibacterium litorale genome encodes:
- a CDS encoding non-ribosomal peptide synthetase, producing MTQTEAAANAIEDVLALSPLQQGLYSMTVLSGTDHTDGDPYVIAMAADVTGTLDVALLRACAAAMLTRHPNLRASFFRGDLPRPVQVVPVRVDLPWQHVSVPTTEAAAELEDRARRHPFDLEHGPAIRFLLIETPEPHWRFVIVAHHIVIDGWSLPLFVGELMALYGAGGDLNALGAPPRPYRDYIGWLAGRDQAASRALWGEHLAGLDGPTLLTPALSAVEPAPGLPRRTEVRLDAAATQRLTEAARSRGITVNTLVQMAWAAMLSVFTDRRDVTFGMTVSGRPGELAGVETMVGLFINTVPLRVRLDPVQSVGDQCLSLQRTAAALRDHSYLAHAELRALAGVGELFDSLLVYENFPPGGMVGGDHRFEAGGATFVPAALESLSHFPVTIAAHMADEQLTVLVETLEGALGALSPHSVGACLLDTVQRLIALWDRPLREVTVLSGTDAIPEAAPTAPPRGGGVHTAFTEAARRTPDAVALSWDGGTLSYREVDIAADRLAAALTGRGVGSETPVAIALSRGPDYVVAMLAVLKAGGMIVPLDPGMAGERIAEVLRQTAAPVVIDEALLATAGDPDPSYAPAEVAPGHAAYAVFTSGTTGLPKGVVGTHDAVLAYGDDHARHVLRPAADRLGRPLRIAHAWSFTFDAAWQPLVALFEGHSVHIIGDDVQRDAEALVDAIDRHGIDMIDTTPSMFAQLKAFGLLSRVPLAVLALGGEAVGSGTWRFIREECARTGMAAFNCYGPTETTVEAVVAAFTGHRQSVIGLPTRHTRAYVLDAWLRPVPDGVAGELYLSGAQLTRGYLNRAGETSGRFVADPFQSGSRMYRTGDVVRREPDGALQYLGRSDDQVKIRGFRVEPGEVSAVLQTHPGVRAAHVAVRTHASGPRLMAYAATAGAAVEVAELRSMLSARLPRYLVPHHIAVLDELPLTAHGKIDDAALAAHDASAGGPAAAPETPTETALAEAVAELLGSTTVDVSADLLTLGMDSIVALSVVQAARRRGVALRARLMLECGSIRELAAAIDAEAGAGPDIPQSVERSGEPIPVLGNVHWLYEYGDPRRLAQTEAIPLPEGITAEALRTLLHAVVDGHEVLRTRLDRTTMTLVPQSVSEGGELLTEASVSGDLALAVAEHAEKAVQQLDPERGRLWSAVWLRPSQGSGVLVMTAHVLAIDPASWRVVLGELDAGWHALSAGRTPVPAREHTTYRQWSGQLHARAQALDTADFWAAQLDGADPDLGTRRVRPDSDRARDLSVSVAITDPDVTARLIAAPDAIPDLLAVAAARTVTAWRRRRGQPTPPPLLALETHGRADGAVSDSADTGDTVGLLSAIYPVRVDPETGPTEIPGHGIDFGLLRYLRPDTAERLSGYREPQLLLNYLGRADVAGAGAFAMDRSLLTAVSVLPEPQQAVRHEVTVMAAVLGEGGAPVLATQWRTLPEVLSADDVAVLQSLWQDALREVAP from the coding sequence GTGACGCAGACCGAAGCCGCCGCCAACGCCATCGAGGACGTCTTGGCGCTCAGCCCCCTGCAGCAGGGCCTGTACTCCATGACGGTGCTCAGCGGCACCGACCACACCGACGGCGACCCCTACGTCATCGCGATGGCCGCCGACGTCACCGGAACCCTCGACGTGGCCCTGCTGCGGGCTTGCGCCGCGGCGATGCTGACCCGGCACCCCAATCTGCGGGCCAGCTTCTTCCGCGGAGACCTGCCCCGCCCCGTCCAGGTCGTGCCCGTCCGCGTCGACCTGCCGTGGCAGCACGTCTCCGTGCCCACCACAGAGGCGGCGGCAGAACTCGAGGACCGCGCACGCCGACACCCCTTCGACTTGGAACACGGACCGGCGATCCGGTTCCTACTCATCGAAACGCCGGAGCCGCACTGGCGATTCGTCATCGTCGCCCACCACATCGTCATCGACGGTTGGTCACTTCCTCTGTTCGTCGGCGAACTCATGGCGCTCTACGGCGCGGGCGGCGACCTGAACGCGCTCGGCGCGCCACCGCGGCCGTACCGCGATTACATCGGCTGGCTCGCCGGCCGCGACCAGGCCGCCAGCCGCGCTCTGTGGGGTGAGCACCTCGCCGGACTGGACGGTCCCACGCTGCTCACCCCCGCTCTGTCGGCCGTCGAACCCGCACCCGGGCTGCCGCGGCGTACCGAGGTGCGGCTGGACGCCGCCGCCACCCAACGGTTGACCGAGGCCGCGCGGTCGCGCGGGATCACCGTCAACACGCTGGTGCAGATGGCGTGGGCGGCCATGCTCTCGGTGTTCACCGACCGCCGCGACGTGACCTTCGGGATGACCGTGTCCGGACGGCCAGGCGAACTCGCGGGTGTGGAGACCATGGTCGGTCTGTTCATCAACACCGTGCCGCTGCGCGTCCGGCTCGACCCGGTGCAAAGCGTTGGTGACCAATGTCTTTCGCTGCAGCGCACCGCCGCCGCGCTGCGCGACCACAGTTACCTCGCGCACGCCGAGCTGCGCGCGCTGGCGGGCGTGGGGGAATTGTTCGACTCGCTGCTGGTCTACGAGAACTTCCCACCGGGCGGCATGGTCGGCGGTGACCACCGGTTCGAGGCGGGTGGCGCCACCTTCGTCCCGGCCGCGCTGGAGAGCCTGTCGCACTTCCCGGTCACCATCGCCGCGCACATGGCCGACGAGCAGCTGACGGTGCTGGTCGAGACGCTCGAGGGCGCCCTCGGCGCACTCAGCCCGCACAGTGTCGGCGCATGCCTGCTCGACACCGTGCAGCGCCTGATCGCCCTGTGGGACCGGCCACTTCGCGAGGTGACGGTCCTTTCCGGAACCGACGCCATCCCGGAGGCGGCGCCCACCGCACCGCCCCGCGGCGGCGGTGTGCACACCGCGTTCACCGAGGCCGCGCGCCGGACGCCGGACGCCGTCGCGCTGAGCTGGGACGGCGGCACGCTCAGCTATCGCGAGGTCGACATCGCCGCGGACCGTCTCGCCGCCGCGCTGACCGGACGCGGCGTCGGCTCGGAAACCCCGGTCGCCATTGCCCTTTCGCGTGGACCCGACTACGTGGTCGCGATGCTCGCAGTCCTCAAGGCGGGCGGCATGATCGTGCCGCTGGACCCGGGGATGGCCGGGGAACGCATCGCCGAGGTCCTGCGCCAGACCGCGGCGCCCGTCGTGATCGACGAGGCGCTGCTGGCCACCGCCGGTGACCCGGATCCCTCGTATGCGCCGGCCGAGGTCGCTCCCGGACACGCCGCATACGCGGTGTTCACCTCCGGCACCACCGGACTGCCCAAGGGTGTCGTCGGCACCCACGACGCGGTGCTGGCCTACGGCGACGACCACGCCCGCCATGTGCTGCGCCCGGCCGCCGACCGGCTGGGCCGCCCGCTGCGGATCGCCCACGCCTGGTCGTTCACGTTCGACGCCGCGTGGCAGCCGCTGGTCGCACTGTTCGAGGGCCACTCGGTGCACATCATCGGCGACGACGTGCAGCGCGACGCCGAAGCGCTGGTCGACGCCATCGACCGCCACGGTATCGACATGATCGACACGACGCCGTCGATGTTCGCCCAACTCAAGGCGTTCGGCCTGCTGTCCCGGGTGCCGCTCGCGGTGCTCGCCCTCGGCGGCGAGGCCGTGGGCAGCGGGACGTGGCGGTTCATCCGCGAGGAGTGCGCGCGCACCGGGATGGCGGCGTTCAACTGCTACGGCCCCACCGAGACGACCGTGGAGGCCGTCGTCGCCGCGTTCACCGGGCATCGGCAGTCCGTGATCGGCCTGCCGACCCGGCACACCCGTGCCTACGTCCTCGACGCGTGGTTGCGCCCGGTGCCCGATGGGGTGGCGGGGGAGCTCTACCTGTCCGGCGCCCAGCTCACGCGCGGCTACCTGAACCGTGCCGGCGAGACGTCGGGGCGGTTCGTCGCCGACCCGTTCCAGTCCGGCAGCCGGATGTACCGCACCGGTGACGTAGTGCGCCGCGAGCCCGACGGTGCGCTGCAGTATCTGGGCCGCAGCGACGACCAGGTCAAGATCCGCGGATTCCGAGTCGAACCGGGTGAGGTGTCCGCGGTGCTGCAGACCCATCCCGGCGTCAGGGCCGCCCACGTCGCCGTGCGCACCCACGCCAGCGGGCCGCGGTTGATGGCCTACGCCGCCACCGCCGGCGCCGCCGTGGAGGTCGCCGAGCTGCGCAGCATGCTCAGCGCGCGACTGCCGCGCTACCTCGTCCCGCACCACATCGCGGTCCTCGACGAACTCCCGCTGACCGCTCACGGCAAGATCGACGACGCCGCACTGGCCGCCCACGACGCCTCCGCCGGGGGCCCGGCCGCTGCGCCGGAGACCCCGACGGAGACGGCGCTGGCCGAGGCGGTCGCCGAACTGCTCGGGTCGACGACCGTCGACGTGAGCGCCGATCTGCTCACGCTCGGGATGGACAGCATCGTGGCGCTGTCGGTGGTGCAGGCCGCCCGCCGGCGCGGCGTCGCGCTGCGGGCCCGGTTGATGCTCGAGTGCGGATCGATCCGCGAACTCGCCGCCGCGATCGACGCCGAGGCGGGCGCCGGGCCCGACATCCCGCAGTCGGTGGAGCGGTCCGGTGAACCGATTCCGGTGCTCGGCAATGTGCACTGGCTGTACGAGTACGGCGACCCGCGCCGGCTGGCGCAGACCGAGGCGATCCCGCTGCCCGAGGGCATCACCGCCGAGGCGCTGCGCACGCTGCTGCACGCCGTCGTCGACGGTCACGAGGTGCTGCGTACGCGGTTGGACCGCACGACGATGACGCTTGTGCCGCAGTCGGTTTCGGAGGGTGGCGAACTGTTGACCGAGGCCTCGGTCAGCGGTGACCTCGCTCTCGCGGTCGCCGAGCACGCCGAAAAGGCTGTGCAGCAGTTGGATCCGGAGCGGGGCCGGCTGTGGTCGGCGGTGTGGCTGCGTCCGTCGCAGGGATCCGGTGTGCTGGTGATGACCGCCCATGTGCTGGCGATCGACCCGGCGTCGTGGCGCGTCGTGCTCGGTGAACTCGACGCCGGCTGGCACGCGCTCAGTGCCGGACGGACGCCGGTGCCGGCACGCGAGCACACCACCTACCGGCAATGGTCGGGGCAGCTTCATGCGCGGGCGCAGGCCCTCGACACCGCCGATTTCTGGGCAGCCCAACTCGACGGCGCCGACCCCGACCTCGGCACCCGCCGGGTGCGCCCGGACAGCGACCGCGCCCGCGATCTGTCGGTCAGTGTGGCGATCACGGACCCGGACGTCACCGCGAGGCTGATAGCCGCACCGGACGCGATACCCGACCTGTTGGCGGTGGCGGCCGCGCGGACGGTGACCGCATGGCGCCGCCGTCGTGGCCAACCCACGCCACCGCCGCTGCTGGCGCTGGAGACCCATGGCCGTGCCGACGGCGCGGTCAGCGACAGCG
- a CDS encoding non-ribosomal peptide synthetase: MTDTTESRPAGLDADARLELLRRKLSERGLSSQNATGPVPSAEELSEGQLRMWFVQAADPSGALLNICLSYRIRGEVDLAALRRALDAVARRHPVLRTTYTVDDTGEPRPTVHPDLRPAWAEHDLTALASHAQRLRLEVLAQREFAAPFDLATDAPLRITMVRTGPQEYVMLLVAHHIAWDDGSWEVFFADLTRAYTGDGLGEELTPHIPAAPRDAEADLAYWREVMADPPEPLELPGPTGSAVPTSWRSGRTSVALGADTARRVADFARETGSTPYAVLLAVFGTLIHRYTHTDDFLVATPVLNRGAGTENRIGYYGNTVAMRLKPTASMSFRDMLTQARDTALEAFAHQGVNVDLVVRELNPDRRHGTERMTRVSFGFRGPDRFGFTPPGVRCERAELRSHITQLPLDVMVEFDADPGTGGVLVEVEHLVEIIEPALAQQLLDHFVVLLDSALEHPGTALSRLPLMSAADAAWLHDVACGERFDTPARTLPDVIAAQVARTPDEVAVVYEGRHYSYREINAAANRVAHWLIGQGIGAEDRVAVLLDKSPELVVTALGVAKAGAVYVPIDPTYPEDRLTFILGDCDAKVVLREPVIGIDDLPDDDPTDADRVRPLRPENTAYLIYTSGTTGLPKGVPVPHRPVAEYFVWFKNDYQVDGNDRLLQVASPSFDVSIAEIFGMLACGARIVIHRPGGLNDIGYLTDLLRDEGITAMHFVPSLLGLFLSLPGVNQWRTLQRVPIGGEPLPGEVADKFHATFDALLHNFYGPTETVINASRYKVEGKQGTRIVPIGRPKINTQMYLLDDALQPVPVGVIGEIYIGGTHVAHGYHRRPGLTAERFVADPFTPGGRLYRSGDLARRNADGDIEFVGRADEQVKIRGFRIELGDVAAAISVDPSVGQAVVVVSDLPGLGKSLVGYLTPVSGEDRDSVAVERIRARVAAALPEYMVPAAYVVIDEIPITTHGKIDRAALPAPELASTTEYREPGTDTEREIARLFGDLLGRDGGIGADDSFFDLGGHSLLATKLVAAVRSSCGVDIGVQEVFELATVARIAGHIDDLRAGGTGPARPRLMPLHLDGPAPLSSAQLRSWFAYRVDGPSVVNNIPFAARLQGPCDVDALVAAIGDVIDRHDILRTVYREIDGVPHQVVLAPEPVTVRRACGDGEEWLRAELDRERAHVFDLENERPIRPALLSLPEEHVLSVVVHHIAADHWSATVLFSDLLTAYRARVAGETPAWAPLPIQYADFGAWQTALLADEAGVAAPQRDYWAGQLAGLPEETGLRPDFTRPPVPSGLAEAVEFHIDGATREKLTALCRELGVTEFMLLQAAVAVVLHKAGGGPDVPIGTPVAGRNEPELDQLVGFFINILVLRNDLSGNPTLREVCRRAREMALAAYAHQDLPFDQVVDAVSPVRTLARNPLFSVVVHVREQLPENRVIDQGPDGDTTVTVLEPTFDAAHADLSLNFFAYEDGSGYRGHVIYRPELYSRETARRFVGWLGRVVAAFAEHPDLTLADLEIGAPGERQRIVEQWGGGSVFVLDQALRPVPVGVVGDVYTAGGPLAAAHWNTAVTTATRLVAHPYGKPGTRLHRTGEQARWSAGGVLELVGFEERTDAPAARPVDSSGEPPATDTERALAALLGEVLDTEVTGRHDDFFSLGGDSILAVQLAARARDAGLKLTARMVFEQPTLHDLAAAVDDKAAAAGTAGDADTAHAPMSASGLSPDELAALTASWSASRGDAP, encoded by the coding sequence GTGACTGACACCACCGAATCACGGCCGGCCGGCCTGGACGCCGATGCCCGCCTGGAGTTGTTGCGCCGCAAGCTCAGTGAGCGCGGCCTGTCGTCGCAGAACGCCACGGGCCCCGTGCCGTCGGCCGAAGAGCTGTCCGAGGGGCAGCTCCGCATGTGGTTCGTCCAGGCCGCCGACCCGTCCGGGGCCCTGCTCAACATCTGCCTGTCCTACCGCATCCGCGGTGAGGTCGACCTCGCCGCCTTGCGCCGGGCGCTCGACGCCGTCGCCCGCCGCCACCCCGTCCTGCGCACCACCTACACCGTCGACGACACCGGCGAACCGCGTCCGACCGTGCACCCCGACCTGCGGCCGGCCTGGGCCGAGCACGACCTGACCGCCCTGGCGAGCCACGCGCAGCGGTTGCGCCTCGAGGTGCTCGCACAGCGCGAATTCGCTGCACCGTTCGATCTCGCCACCGACGCGCCACTGCGAATCACCATGGTGCGCACCGGCCCCCAGGAATACGTCATGCTGCTCGTCGCGCACCACATCGCGTGGGACGACGGCTCGTGGGAGGTCTTCTTCGCCGACCTCACCCGTGCGTACACCGGTGACGGACTGGGGGAGGAGCTCACCCCGCACATACCCGCCGCGCCCCGCGACGCCGAGGCCGACCTCGCGTACTGGCGTGAGGTCATGGCCGATCCGCCGGAGCCACTCGAACTTCCGGGGCCGACCGGTTCGGCGGTGCCCACCAGTTGGCGTTCGGGGCGCACCAGCGTCGCGCTCGGGGCGGATACCGCCCGCCGCGTCGCCGACTTCGCGCGGGAGACCGGATCGACCCCGTACGCGGTGCTGCTGGCGGTGTTCGGCACCCTGATCCACCGCTACACCCACACCGACGACTTCCTGGTCGCCACCCCGGTGCTCAACCGGGGCGCCGGCACCGAGAACCGCATCGGCTACTACGGCAACACCGTGGCGATGCGGCTGAAGCCGACGGCGTCGATGTCGTTCCGCGACATGCTGACCCAGGCGCGCGACACCGCGCTCGAGGCATTCGCCCATCAGGGCGTCAACGTGGACCTGGTGGTCCGCGAACTCAACCCGGACCGCCGCCACGGCACCGAGCGGATGACGCGGGTGAGCTTTGGTTTCCGCGGACCGGACCGCTTCGGTTTCACCCCGCCCGGCGTACGGTGCGAGCGGGCCGAACTGCGCAGCCACATCACTCAGCTCCCGCTCGACGTCATGGTCGAATTCGATGCGGACCCGGGCACCGGCGGCGTTCTCGTCGAGGTCGAGCACCTCGTCGAGATCATCGAACCGGCGCTCGCACAGCAACTGCTCGACCACTTCGTCGTGCTGCTCGACAGCGCCCTGGAACACCCCGGCACCGCGCTGTCGCGCCTGCCGCTGATGAGCGCCGCCGACGCCGCGTGGCTGCACGACGTCGCCTGCGGCGAGCGTTTCGACACCCCGGCCCGCACGCTGCCCGACGTGATCGCCGCCCAGGTGGCCAGGACGCCGGACGAGGTCGCCGTCGTCTACGAGGGCAGGCACTACTCGTACCGCGAGATCAACGCCGCCGCCAACCGGGTCGCGCACTGGCTCATCGGCCAGGGCATCGGCGCCGAGGATCGCGTCGCGGTGCTGCTCGACAAGTCGCCCGAGCTCGTCGTCACCGCACTGGGCGTGGCCAAGGCCGGGGCGGTGTACGTGCCGATCGACCCGACCTACCCCGAGGACCGGCTGACGTTCATCCTCGGCGACTGCGATGCGAAAGTCGTTCTGCGGGAACCGGTCATCGGAATCGACGACCTCCCTGACGATGACCCGACCGACGCCGACCGGGTGCGGCCGCTGCGCCCGGAGAACACCGCGTACCTGATCTACACCTCCGGGACCACCGGCCTCCCCAAGGGCGTGCCGGTTCCGCACCGCCCGGTCGCCGAGTACTTCGTCTGGTTCAAGAACGACTACCAGGTCGACGGCAACGACCGCCTGCTGCAGGTCGCCTCACCGAGCTTCGACGTGTCGATCGCCGAGATCTTCGGCATGCTCGCGTGCGGCGCCCGCATCGTCATCCACCGGCCGGGCGGGCTCAACGACATCGGCTACCTCACCGACCTGCTGCGCGACGAGGGCATCACGGCGATGCACTTCGTCCCGTCGCTGCTCGGTCTGTTCCTGTCGCTTCCGGGGGTCAACCAGTGGCGGACCCTGCAGCGGGTCCCGATCGGCGGCGAACCGCTGCCCGGTGAGGTCGCCGACAAGTTCCACGCCACCTTCGACGCGCTGCTGCACAACTTCTACGGTCCCACCGAAACGGTGATCAACGCCAGCCGCTACAAGGTGGAGGGCAAACAGGGCACGCGGATCGTGCCGATCGGCCGCCCGAAGATCAACACCCAGATGTATCTGCTCGACGACGCACTGCAACCGGTGCCGGTCGGCGTGATCGGCGAGATCTACATCGGCGGAACCCATGTCGCGCACGGCTACCACCGCAGACCCGGCCTGACCGCAGAGCGATTCGTCGCCGATCCCTTCACTCCCGGCGGGCGGCTGTACCGGTCCGGTGACCTCGCCCGCCGCAACGCCGACGGCGACATCGAATTCGTCGGACGCGCCGACGAACAGGTGAAGATCCGCGGTTTCCGCATCGAACTGGGCGACGTGGCGGCCGCGATCTCCGTCGACCCCAGTGTCGGACAGGCCGTCGTCGTGGTCAGCGACCTGCCGGGGTTGGGTAAGAGCCTGGTGGGCTATCTGACCCCGGTCAGTGGCGAGGACCGGGATTCGGTGGCCGTCGAGCGCATCCGCGCACGGGTGGCCGCGGCGCTGCCCGAGTACATGGTGCCCGCGGCGTACGTCGTCATCGACGAGATCCCGATCACCACCCACGGCAAGATCGACCGGGCCGCGCTGCCCGCGCCCGAGCTCGCCTCCACCACCGAATACCGCGAACCCGGGACCGACACCGAACGCGAGATCGCCCGGTTGTTCGGTGACCTACTCGGCCGCGACGGTGGCATCGGCGCCGACGACTCCTTCTTCGACCTGGGGGGCCACTCGCTGCTGGCGACGAAACTCGTTGCCGCCGTGCGTAGCTCGTGCGGGGTCGACATCGGCGTCCAGGAGGTCTTCGAGCTGGCCACGGTGGCGCGGATCGCCGGGCACATCGACGACCTGCGTGCCGGCGGCACCGGCCCGGCCCGGCCGCGCCTGATGCCCCTGCACCTCGACGGGCCGGCACCGCTGTCCTCGGCGCAGCTGCGCTCCTGGTTCGCCTACCGCGTCGACGGCCCCAGTGTCGTCAACAACATCCCGTTCGCGGCCCGGCTACAAGGACCGTGTGACGTCGACGCGCTGGTGGCGGCGATCGGTGACGTGATCGACCGCCACGACATCCTGCGCACCGTCTACCGGGAGATCGACGGCGTGCCCCACCAGGTGGTGCTGGCGCCGGAACCGGTGACCGTACGGCGGGCCTGCGGCGACGGTGAGGAGTGGCTGCGCGCCGAACTCGACCGCGAACGCGCCCACGTGTTCGACCTCGAGAACGAACGGCCGATCCGCCCGGCGCTGCTGAGCCTGCCGGAAGAACATGTGCTGTCGGTGGTGGTGCACCACATCGCCGCCGACCACTGGTCGGCGACCGTCTTGTTCTCCGATCTGCTGACCGCCTACCGGGCCCGGGTGGCCGGTGAGACGCCCGCCTGGGCGCCGCTGCCGATCCAGTACGCCGACTTCGGCGCCTGGCAGACCGCGCTGCTCGCCGACGAGGCCGGCGTCGCCGCACCGCAGCGCGACTACTGGGCGGGGCAGCTCGCCGGTCTGCCCGAGGAGACCGGGCTGCGTCCCGATTTCACCCGTCCGCCGGTGCCCAGTGGCCTCGCCGAAGCCGTCGAGTTCCACATCGACGGCGCGACGAGGGAGAAGTTGACGGCGCTGTGCCGCGAACTCGGTGTCACCGAGTTCATGCTGCTGCAGGCGGCGGTGGCCGTCGTGCTGCACAAAGCCGGCGGCGGCCCCGACGTGCCGATCGGTACCCCGGTGGCGGGCCGCAACGAACCCGAACTGGACCAGCTGGTCGGGTTCTTCATCAACATCCTGGTCCTGCGTAACGACCTGAGCGGCAACCCGACCCTGCGCGAGGTGTGCCGGCGCGCCCGCGAGATGGCGCTGGCGGCGTACGCCCACCAGGACCTGCCGTTCGATCAGGTCGTCGACGCGGTCAGTCCGGTCCGCACCCTGGCGCGCAACCCGCTGTTCAGCGTGGTGGTCCACGTCCGCGAACAACTGCCCGAGAACCGGGTGATCGACCAGGGCCCCGACGGGGACACGACCGTCACCGTGCTCGAGCCGACCTTCGACGCCGCCCACGCGGATCTGTCCCTGAACTTCTTCGCCTACGAGGACGGAAGCGGCTACCGGGGGCACGTCATCTACCGCCCCGAGCTCTACAGCCGTGAGACCGCCCGACGGTTCGTCGGCTGGCTCGGCCGCGTCGTGGCGGCGTTCGCCGAACATCCCGACCTCACCCTGGCCGACCTCGAGATCGGCGCGCCCGGCGAGCGGCAGCGCATCGTCGAACAGTGGGGCGGGGGAAGCGTATTCGTACTCGACCAGGCGCTGCGGCCGGTGCCGGTCGGCGTGGTCGGCGACGTGTACACCGCGGGCGGACCGCTGGCGGCCGCGCACTGGAACACCGCGGTGACGACCGCGACCCGGCTGGTCGCCCACCCCTACGGGAAGCCCGGGACGCGGCTGCACCGCACCGGTGAGCAGGCCCGGTGGAGTGCAGGCGGTGTGCTCGAACTCGTCGGCTTCGAGGAGCGGACCGACGCACCCGCCGCTCGGCCGGTGGACTCGTCCGGTGAGCCTCCCGCCACCGACACCGAACGCGCGCTGGCGGCGCTGCTCGGTGAGGTGCTCGACACCGAGGTCACCGGACGCCACGACGACTTCTTCAGCCTCGGCGGTGACAGCATCCTTGCCGTGCAACTCGCCGCCCGGGCTCGCGACGCCGGCCTGAAACTGACCGCCCGCATGGTGTTCGAACAGCCCACCCTGCATGACCTCGCCGCCGCCGTCGACGACAAGGCCGCCGCCGCGGGCACCGCCGGCGACGCCGACACCGCCCACGCACCGATGAGCGCCTCGGGCCTGTCCCCGGACGAACTCGCCGCCCTGACGGCGTCGTGGAGCGCATCGCGGGGAGACGCGCCGTGA